The segment AGAACGGAAAAAATCATAATAATCATAATCACGGCTATCAGAAAGCGTGGGTTGTTACGGTGGATATGGGCTACGGGCATCAGCGCGCCGCTTTTCCGTTGAAGGGTTTGGCCTACGGCGGAAAAATTATTAATGCTTCCAATTATCCCGGGATGCCGCGTGTTGATAGAAATACCTGGAGAGAAAGCAAGAGATTTTATGAATTTATGTCGCGTTTCAAGCGGATTCCCGTGGTAGGAGAGGCGGCTTTTAATATTTACGACAAGCTGCAGGAAATACCTTCATTTTATCCCAAACGGGATCTTTCCGATCCGAGTGTGCAAATTGAACAAACTGTGGCTTTGATTAAAAAAAGAGAATGGGGCAAACATTTAATTCATACCTTGAATAAGAAAAAAATTCCTTTGATCACAACATTTTTTATTCCGGCTTTTATGGCTGAGGCCTGGGAATATGAAGGAGATATTTATTGCGTAATTTGCGATGCGGATATTTCGAGGGCCTGGGCGCCGCCCGATCCGACGCAAAGTAAAATAAAATATTTCGCTCCCAATTATAGGGTTGTTGAACGCTTGAAGTGTTACGGCGTGCGGGCGGAAAACATTTTTTTGACCGGCTTTCCGTTGCCTGAAGAAAACACGGGCGGGAGGTATCTTGGAAATTTACATCATGACTTGGGAATAAGACTTACTCATCTTGATCCTAAAAAAATTTATACTTCAAAATACGCGCTTACGATAGATGAATATTTAGGAACAAAATGGCCGCCGCCAAAGACAAACGGTTCGCCGACATTGATGTTTGCGGTTGGTGGCGCTGGCGCGCAACGGGAATTGGGAGTGGAAATAGTGAAAAATTTGGCGCATAAAATTAAGGCAAAAAAAATAAAAGTGATTCTTGTTGCCGGCATCAGGAACGAAGTAAACCAGTATTTTAAAAAGCACGTTAGACAATTGGGGCTCGGGGGACATCTTGATAAAAATATTAAAATAATTTTTGGCGAAAGCACTGAAGATTATTTCAAAAAATTTAATCGAGCGCTGAGAAAGGTTGATGTTTTATGGACCAAACCTTCTGAACTTTCTTTTTATACTGCTTTGGGTTTGCCTGTTATTATTTCTTCACCCATCGGTTCACAGGAAGAATTTAACAGAAAGTGGCTTATTGCGATTGGTTCTGGCATTGATCCTGAAGACGTAAAATACGTTGATCAGTGGTTTTTTGACTGGATTGATTCGGGCTGGTTTGCCCGGGCAGCAATGCAAGGATTTATGGAGGGAGGAAAATACGGGGCTTATAACATTGAGAAATTTATCAAACATAAACTAACTGAGGTAAAAGCAGTGAAGATGACTTTACAGTATTAATTTCTTGTTAATGTATTCATTTTTTAAAAAAATATTTATTGCCATTAGCGCGATCATAGTCACCGCGGTTTTGTTTATTGCCATTTTATGGCTGCCGTTTTTTAACTCACCGAAAGAAATTAAATTTGGAGTGAGTTTTAGCAAAACATACGCCGCGGATTATTTGGAATTGGATTGGAAAGAAATGTATCTCGCGATTTTAGATGAATTAAACCCGCCGCTTTTGCGCCTTCAATCAGATTGGGATAAAACAGAGTTGTCGGAAGGAAATTTTGATTTTTCCGATCTTGATTGGCAAATGACCGAAGCGGAAAAACGGGGCATTAAAGTATTGCTCGTGGTTGGGCGCCGTCAGCCACACTGGCCAGAGTGCCATATTCCAGAGTGGTTAGCGGATGTGCCAGAAGCAGAAGTTCAAGACAGAGCCCTTGAATTTGTAAAAACAACGGTTTTAAGATATAAAGACTCTCCGGTGCTTATGATGTGGCAGGTGGAAAACGAGCCGCTTTTGAATGCTTTTGGAGAATGTCCTCCGGCAGACATAAATTTTTTGAAACGGGAAATTACTCTCGTGGAATCTTTAGATGATCATCCTATATTGGTTACTGACAGCGGGGAATTATCAACTTGGAGAAAAACAGCGCACCTTGGCGATTATTTTGGCACAACAATTTATCGTCGTGTTTATAGCAATTATTGCGGATATTTCCGCCATTTCTTTGCCCCGGCGTTTTATCGGCTAAAAGCTAAATTAGTCGGCTTGTCCTCGGATAAAATTATTATTTCTGAATTGCAAGCAGAGCCGTGGATGCCGGATGGGAAAGAGGGCAGAGGAAGCCTTGAGGATCAAAAAAGTGTAATGGATAATGAATTTATAAAAAAACAGATCGAATTTGCCCGTAAAACAGGTTTTTCAGAAGCTTATATTTGGGGGGTGGAATGGTGGTATTGGATAAAACTTCAGGGAGATGATTCCATTTGGAATATAGGCAAGGACATCTGGCAGCCTTGATTCCCTTTACTTTTACTTAAAAAGTGCTATAATTAGATAAAAGTTATACACAGGGCTAATTTTTAACTTTTTAGGACTATGGCCAACGAACCAGTGATAGCTTATTGCGTAAAATGCAAGGCTAAAAAAGAAATGAAAGACCCCCAAGAGGTGGAAATGAAGGGAAAGGGCGGCGTGACACGAAGAGCCATGACCGGCACCTGCCCAACTTGCGGCACAAAGATGTTTAGAATCATGGGTAAAAAATAGTAGATTTTGATAGTTTTGACTAAAAAATGCTGAAATTAATTTTTTTCGGCATTTTTTTGGTTTTAGGAAGCGATGGCTGGGTCGCGATTTAATCTTTTTTTAATTTTTGTAGGTTATAGTTTAGATGAGGGGCAATCGATTGCGAGAGGTTCGTCTTTGGCGAATCTGCAAATCAAAATTTGCATGCAAAGCAGTGGATTGTCTCTCGCCAAAAGATTCTCTGTTATTAGGGGATTTTTTGTTTTTATGATAAAATAAAGCAAAAGATAAATTTTATCCCATTTTTGCTTATGCGCTTATGCCATTTTTTAAAATAAAAAAATTAGACTTTGAAACCGGCGGGCGGTGGATTATTGTTTTGCGTGAAAAAGAGGCTCAAGCTTACGGTATTAGAATGGGCGATAAATTAAAGTTGAAATGGGATAGTCGCGAAACGGTGGTGACAGCTAATTTTACCCATGCAAAAGTTGATGAGGGCGAAATCGGGCTTTTTAAGGAAATTTGGAAGCACTATACTTACAAACCCGGAGAAATGGTGGAATTATCCCTGCTTGAACGGCCGGCCTCAATTGAATCAATTAAGAAAAAACTTTTGGGAGGAGAATTGAATTATAAAGAAATGCGCGCGGTCGTGAAAGACATCGCCGACTATGTTTTGGGCGATCTTGAAATAACTTATTTTGTCGCTTCCGGTTTTGCCAGAAAATTTTCCAATCGCGAACTTTATTATCTTACAAAGTCTGTCGCGGAAACAGGCGATACGCTTCGCCTTCCGGGTCAGGTGGTAGATAAACATTCAGTCGGCGGTTTACCCGGGAACAGAACAACGATGCTTGTGATTCCAATTATCGCGAGTTTAGGTTTAAAAATTCCCAAGACTTCTTCGCGAGCGATCACTTCGGCTGCCGGGACAGCCGACACAATGGAGGTTTTGGCGCCCGTGACTTTTCCAATGAAAAAAATAAAAGAGATTGTGAAAAAAACTAACGCTTGCATTGCTTGGGGCGGAGGAACGCGGATTGCTCCGGCTGATGATAGAATCATTAAAGTTTCTTATCCGCTGTCTCTTGAGCCATATACAAAAATGATTGTTTCCGTGATGGCGAAAAAAGTGGCCATGGGAGTGAAACATTTAGTGATTGATTTGCCGGTTGGCCCGACAGCCAAAATTCACCGTGTCTCCGATGCCAAAAAAATTGAACGAATAATGAAATATTTGGCCAAAAGATTTGGCATTAAAATAAAAGTTGATATTAATGAAGCCTTGAAGCCGATTGGTCGCGGCGTTGGGCCGGCGCTTGAAGCGCGAGATGTTTTGCGCGTGCTACAGAGAAAAGAACATCGGCCGCTCGACTTGGAAGAAAAAGCATTGGAACTTGCGGGTGAACTTTTGGATTTGGTGGGATTTACGAAAAAAGGAGAGGGTTACGACGCTGCCGCGGGAGCGCTTCGAAGCGGTAAGGCCTGGAAAAAAATGCAGGAAATAATTCTGGCCCAGGGAGGAAAGGCAAATATCGATGCGGAAGAAGTTGTTTTAAGCGATAAAATTTTAAAAATTAAAGCAAAAACCGACGGTCAGATTGCCAGTTTTGACAATAAGGCCATTGTGGCGATTTGCCGAATTTTGGGAGCGCCCTCTTGCAAAATTGCGGGAATTTACTTAAATAAGGTGATGGGAGACCGGGTAAGAAGAGGAGATGTGCTTTTTACGATGTACGGAGAAAGCGAAGATAGGCTTGTCTTAGCGGAAAAGGCTCTTGGAAAAAACGAGGTTTTAAAAATAAAATAATAGCTAACTAAAACGGCAAAAATCATTAAATTTTTTTAGTTTATGAGTATATTTAAGAAAATTTTTAAGGGCAATACCTTGTATTATCCGGGATGCCTTTCCAAATTTGTGGCAAAAGAATTGGTGGAAAATTATCGCCGGATTTTGCGCGAGGCTGGAGTTGATTTTATTGAACTTTCCGACCTTGAGGTTTGTTGCGGTTCGCCAGCGCTTAAAGCCGGCTATACCGACGATTTTAGAAAATTGGCGGAAAAGAATTTACAAATTTTCAAAGATCATTCGGTTGATAAAATTGTTACCCATTGCCCGGCGTGTTTTATGATTTTTAAAAAAGAATATCCCAAAGTTTTGGGGGAGAAGTGGGATATTGAAGTAGCGCACGCGACGGAAATTTTAAATCAGAAAACAAAAAAATCAGAAAGCATAAAAGGCGCGGTTACGTATCACGACCCATGCCACCTTGGCCGACAGATGGGAGTTTACGAGCCGCCGCGAGAGATTATTAAATCTTTGGGTTATGAAATAAAAGAAATGGAATTAGCTGGTAAGGAAAGTTTTTGCTGCGGCGGGGGCGGGGGAGTCCAAGCAAACGAATCGGAGTTGGCCGATAAAATTGCCAAAGACAGAATCGCTATGGCGAAAAAAATCGGCGCGAATATTTTGGTTACGCCCTGCCCGCTTTGCTATATGCATTTGAAGAAAAATTCAGAAGGAGAAGATATTGATGTTAAAGAATTATCCCATTTGATGTAAATATGCAAAAAGAATTTTTATCAAAAGAAACAAAAGAAAATATTTGGAAAGTTGTTTTTGAGTACAAAGCCAAGCGAGAAAAAACTTTGGCTGATTTAGGATTGGATCCGGAAAAATTCCGCGATGAATTTAGAAAAATGAAAGAGGATGCTTTTCGTGATATGGAAAATTTGCGGCGTCGAGCCATAGCCAATTTAGAAAAAAATGGAATAAAAGTTTTTGAGACAAAGGGCCCTGCCGAGGCGCAGAAGATTTTAAGAGATCTGACTGCTGGCGAAGAGATGATCATCAAATCAAAAACTTCCGCGGCCGACGAAATTGACGTAGATAAAATTTTGGGAGAAAAGCTTGTGAGTACCGATCTTGGAGACTTTATTATGAGTGTGGCAAAAGTTCGCGATATGCATCCTGTTTTCCCGGCCTATCATTTATCTCCAAAACAAATTTCAGAAATTATAAAAAACAAATTCGGCGTTGACGTCACTCCTGACGCCAAAAGCATCGCCGTTTTTGCGAGAAAATATCTGCGGGAAAAAATGGTTTCGGCTGGAGCAGGCATCACGGGCGCAAATGTCATAACTGCTGATGGTCGAATTGTAGTTTTGGAAAACGAAGGAAATATTTCTTTGGTTTCTCGTTTGCCGGCGAAGCACATTATAATTTCCGGTTGGGAAAAGATTGTGCCGACCATGGAGGACGCCATGAAAGTCGTTCGGGCCGCTGCCGTCTGGGGAACCGGGCAAGACTGGCCGGTTTATGTTTCCATAATTTCCGGGCCATCCAAAACCGCTGATATTCAAAATGAA is part of the Patescibacteria group bacterium genome and harbors:
- a CDS encoding DUF5679 domain-containing protein — encoded protein: MANEPVIAYCVKCKAKKEMKDPQEVEMKGKGGVTRRAMTGTCPTCGTKMFRIMGKK
- a CDS encoding thymidine phosphorylase; this encodes MPFFKIKKLDFETGGRWIIVLREKEAQAYGIRMGDKLKLKWDSRETVVTANFTHAKVDEGEIGLFKEIWKHYTYKPGEMVELSLLERPASIESIKKKLLGGELNYKEMRAVVKDIADYVLGDLEITYFVASGFARKFSNRELYYLTKSVAETGDTLRLPGQVVDKHSVGGLPGNRTTMLVIPIIASLGLKIPKTSSRAITSAAGTADTMEVLAPVTFPMKKIKEIVKKTNACIAWGGGTRIAPADDRIIKVSYPLSLEPYTKMIVSVMAKKVAMGVKHLVIDLPVGPTAKIHRVSDAKKIERIMKYLAKRFGIKIKVDINEALKPIGRGVGPALEARDVLRVLQRKEHRPLDLEEKALELAGELLDLVGFTKKGEGYDAAAGALRSGKAWKKMQEIILAQGGKANIDAEEVVLSDKILKIKAKTDGQIASFDNKAIVAICRILGAPSCKIAGIYLNKVMGDRVRRGDVLFTMYGESEDRLVLAEKALGKNEVLKIK
- a CDS encoding (Fe-S)-binding protein codes for the protein MSIFKKIFKGNTLYYPGCLSKFVAKELVENYRRILREAGVDFIELSDLEVCCGSPALKAGYTDDFRKLAEKNLQIFKDHSVDKIVTHCPACFMIFKKEYPKVLGEKWDIEVAHATEILNQKTKKSESIKGAVTYHDPCHLGRQMGVYEPPREIIKSLGYEIKEMELAGKESFCCGGGGGVQANESELADKIAKDRIAMAKKIGANILVTPCPLCYMHLKKNSEGEDIDVKELSHLM
- a CDS encoding LUD domain-containing protein — encoded protein: MQKEFLSKETKENIWKVVFEYKAKREKTLADLGLDPEKFRDEFRKMKEDAFRDMENLRRRAIANLEKNGIKVFETKGPAEAQKILRDLTAGEEMIIKSKTSAADEIDVDKILGEKLVSTDLGDFIMSVAKVRDMHPVFPAYHLSPKQISEIIKNKFGVDVTPDAKSIAVFARKYLREKMVSAGAGITGANVITADGRIVVLENEGNISLVSRLPAKHIIISGWEKIVPTMEDAMKVVRAAAVWGTGQDWPVYVSIISGPSKTADIQNELVVGAQGAKEVYLILLDNGREKIMEDGFEELLYCINCGACLNFCPAYHELGTKYGDKYLGSKGIILSAFMAELLRAKESGCYSCTLCSACQENCPVKIDLPGMMKKIRTKLNAENLETGENKKMIGNTREFGNPFGELSEDGTPKELYCC